The DNA region GAAGCGCTGGTAATCCTCGACCTCCTTCGCCCAGATGATTCCGTCGTCATCGGTCCGCTCGGCGAGCGAGAGATCGGCCTCGAAGACGGTGTCAACGAAGATGATCATCACCGGTCCGTGCACGAACGGCCGCGCCAGATTCACGGCACCTGCAGTGCCGTCCTGGACCGTCTGCTCGACGAATCGCGACGGGATCGTGTAGTGCTCTCGGGCGTACTGCTCCACCTGTCCCTTGAGATGTCCCGTGATGAAGATCAGTTCCTCGACGTGCAGCCCTTCGAGGCGATCCATCACCCAGTCGATCACCGGACGGCCGGCAACCTTGAGCATCGGCTTCGGCACGAGATGCGTGTGCGGGCGGAGCCGGGTTCCCTTCCCCGCGAGCGGAATGATCACCTGCATGCGTTCAGCTTCTCCCGTATCGGTCGGTGATGCGAACCAGGTCGTCGAGTTCCGGCGTCGAGGCTTCGAGGACGTCGCTGTCGAGGACCGCTTCGATCTGATGGATCGTGGGCGCCGGAATATGAACCGATTCGCCGGCGCGAAAAGCGCGCTCCACCGGCTTCCCGTCGCGCTCCGGCCAGGTGCGGAGGATCAGCTCACCGGAGAGGACGTGCATCGTTTCGTCTTTCCTGTGATGGAACTGGATCGAGAGGAGGTGCCCGGCGTTGACGTGCAGGATCTTGCCGACATAGCGATCGGTGTGGGCCCAGATCAGTTCGTATCCCCACGGCTTGTCGACCCGGCGTGGCACCTGCTGCATCAGCGCTCCAGCGGAATCAGGGTGAACGACGACGGAAACGTGGGACAGGCGCGCACGCACACGCCGCACCCCACGCACCCTTCCCAACGGAGCACCGGCCGCCCCTGATCGTCGGCCACCAGCGCGCTTTCACCGATCGGACAGGCGTCGACGCAAATCCGGCACTCCTCGCCCCGGAACGTAACGCATCGGTCGGGATGGAAGACCGCCCGCCCCAGCCGCTCCTCCGCCCACCCATCCGGCGGCACCAGGAGCGCGCCGGTGGGGCACTTCGTGGCGCACGGCATGTCGGGGCAGGCGGTGCAGGCGACCTGGTCTGGCTCGAGAAACGGCGTCCCCGAGGCGAGCCCGCCCTCGGGCCCGGCGTAGCGGATCGCCTTCGGCGGGCAGACATCGGCGCAGATTCCGCAGCGGGAACACGCCGCCAGAAACGCGACCTCGGGGAGCGCGCCAGGTGGCCTGATATACCGGCGCTGCACGATCCGCTCCTCGGTGACGCGGGCGACCTGCTTGACCGCACCACCGAACGCCCGTCGCAGGAAGCCGCGCCGATCGCTGAGAAAATCCTTCATCGCCCCAATCTAGGGAGTCACCGTTCCCCCGGCTCGCGCCACAAAACGACGACGCCCCGTCGCGAGCGATCGCGACGGAGCGTCTGACCACAGAGTTCCCGCAGCTACGGAGTCAGCAACTGCTGCCGGAGGGCGCCGAGGCGCTTCCGGAGCGATCCGTCATAGATCCGATCGCCGATCCGCACGATGGTGCCGCCGAGAATGGCGGGATCGACGGTGAAGCCGGCGATGACACTCTTGCCGATCGACTTGGAGAGCCGCTCGATGATCAGGTTGCGAGCCAGCGCATCGACGTCGCGCGCCACCGTGATTCCGGCGCGGACGCGGCCGAGCTTGAGATCAACCAGCGCATGATACTCGTCGGCGATCTGCCCGAGGAGCGTCTGGCGCCCGCGGCGGATCACCGCCACGATGAAGAGCGAAAACGGCCGCGGATGATCCTGCAGCGCATCGCGCACCAGCTCGAGCTTTTTCTCGCGCGGCACCCGCGGCGACATCAGCACCACCTCGATCGCCGGGGTGCTGAACGCTGCCGCCGTGACGTCGAGCTTCGTGCCCCACTTCTCCAGCGCGTCGTGTTCCTGCGCCAGCTGCACCAGCGTTTCGGCGTAGTTCCGCGCGATGGTGACGTCTCTCACCCTTTGGCTCCGCTCTTCCCGATCGACGCGATGTAGTCATCGACGATCTGGCGGTCAGCGGCGGAGTCGAGCCGCGAACCGACCACCTTCCCCGCCGCCGAAATCGCCAGGTCGACGGCGTCGCGACGGATTTCCGCGATCGCGCGCTCGCGCTCGGCATCGATTTCACGCCGGGCACGATGGAGCAGCTCTTCCTGTTCCTGCCGGGTCTTCTCGACCCCGGTCGCGCGCTCGCGATCGGCCGCCTGGCGCGCTTCGGTGATGATCGCCTGCGCCTCGCCGCGCGCACTGGCGAGCAGCTCGCGCTGTTCCTCCAGCGCCGCGGCGGATTCCGTCCGCAGCCGCTCCGCTTCGGCGAGATCCTTGCGGATCTGCGCTTCGCGGTCGGCCACCGACTTCATGATCGGCGGATAGACCAGCTTCGCCAGGATCACCATCAGCAGCAGGAAGACAATCCAGGTCCAGATCGCGACACCGATCGTCGGCTGGAATGGCGCCGGCAGGTTGTTCATGCTCGCGTCCTCGGTCCGTTACATCAACTTGAAGAGAAGTCCGAACACCAGCGCGATGATCGTCGTTCCTTCGAGCAGCGCGGCGAAGAGAATGCCGGCGGCGCGAATCGCGTTGGTCGCTTCGGGCTGGCGCGCAATCGCCTCGGCGCACTGTCCGCCGATGCGGCCGAGACCGATGCCGGCACCGACGATGGCGAGACCGATGCCGATACCGGCGCCGAGCTGGCCGTAACCGGAGGCCGTGGCCTTGGCGAGGTCGAGCGGCGTCTGGGCCTGGAGCAGGATGGGAAGCAGCATGTCAGTTCAATCCCTGTGTGTTGGAAGAACAGTATCTGTCGCATCGCTCGTCGGACCACCGGTCTCTTCCGGAACCGGCGCCCTTCGGTGGAGACCCGCGGGATCACTCCCAGTCTCCGATGACGGCATCATGCGCCGCCTGTCGCCGTCACCGCGGGATGCGCGAGGTGACGGCCTCCTGCTCAACCGCTAGTGCTCGTGCTGCATCAACCCGATGAAGACCGCGGTCAGCACCGCGAACACGTATGCCTGGATCGTCGCGACGACGAGCTCGAGGATCATCACGCCGAGGACCACGAGTGCCGTGACCCCGCCGATGCCGTAGCTCGCCAGCCCGAAATGCCCGAACATGAACACGATCCCGAACATCGCCAGGATCACGAAATGTCCCGCGGTCATGTTGCCGAAGAGACGGACCGTCAGCGCGAACGGCTTGACCAGCTTCGACATGAATTCGATCGGCGCCATGAAGATCGACATCGCGATATTCCCGGCCGGCGGCAACCCCTCGATCGGCGGGAAGATCGTCCCCATGTATCCCTTGAAGCCGAGCTTGACCATCCCGCCGATCTCGATCACGACGAACGCGATCAATGCCAGTGCGCCGGTGAAGGCGAGATTCCCGGACGGCGTGTTGCTCCACGGCACCAGGCCGATGAGGTTCGCGACCCAGATGAAGAAGAAGAGGGTGAGGATCAGCGGCGCATAGAAATCCGCGGCCTCGTGCCCGATGTTGTCGATGACGAGTTCCTGCCGTGCCCAGAGGATCAGCGCTTCCATCATCCCCGAAAAGCCGCCGGGGGCGCGCCCTTCACGGCGAGCGCGCTGCACGCCGAGCGAGGTGATCTGCAGCAGCGCATAGGTGATGATCCCGGTGATGACGATCAGCACCACGTACTTGGTGGGCGAGACGTCGATGCTCCACGAGCCGATGTGAATCGGCTTCCACTGCGGCAGGTGGACCGTCCCGAACGGCGCAAAGTCGAACTCGTGCGAGTCGCCGGTGTGGTGGAAGATCATCTCGCCGATGTTGAGCGGCTGTTGCGGTTCTTGCATCATCGGGCCAGTCGCGTCTCCAGATACAACAGTGGCAACACCGTGCCGACGTAGCCGAGCGCGCTCGGCAGCGGCTGAAACACCGTGCGATCGAAGTGCACCGCGAGAAAGAGCACGATCACGCCGCTCAACCGCAGGATCACGCCGATCCCGTACACCTTGAGATGCTCCGGCGTCGGCGATTCACCGGTCTTCGCCATCGCCCGTGCGGCGAGGAGCTGCATCGCCAGCGCCACTCCACCCATCAGCACCGCGGCGCGGCATCCCGGCTCCCCCCATACCACCGCGGCGATGGCACCGATCAATCCGGCGCACACCACACCCCAGATCGCGCGCTGGCCCTGGGCGCCGATTCCGGTCAACGATCGCTCCGGCTCTCCCGGCGCAACCGCTGGAACATCCAGAATCCGCCGATCGCCATCCCGCCCAGCGTCCCCGCGACCGTGAAGAGCGGCACCGTGTGCAGCCGCCGATCGGCCCAGACCCCGAGGAGGACGCAACCGGTCAGCGTCAGCGCGAAGGTGATTCCGATCGTGAGCAGTGCGTACCCCTCGCCGATCTCCTTCGAATCGTCACCGGATCCGGGGCGCTTCACGGCGGCAAAATTAGGACTTTGTGAAATATTTCGCAAGCAAAAAGTGGCGCCCTTATCTTTGGGGCCGATGACCCTCGCACCCCCCTCCGACGACGTCGCCCAGCTCGCCTTCCTGGCGGACTCGGTGGCCACCCTCCGCAAGGAAGTGGCATCGAGAATCGTCGGTCAGCAAGGGGCGGTCGACGGGGTCCTGACCGCGATCCTCGGCGGCGGACATGCCCTCCTCGTGGGGGTGCCCGGGCTCGCCAAGACGCTGCTGGTCTCGACCGTGGCCGAGGCGCTCGCCCTCTCCTTTAATAGGGTGCAATTCACCCCGGATCTCATGCCCGGCGACATCACCGGGACCGAGCTGGTCGAGGAGGACCCGGCGACCGGGAAGCGTGCCTTCCGGTTTGTCCGCGGGCCGATCTTCGCCCAGGTCGTCCTCGCCGACGAGATCAACCGGACTCCTCCCAAGACCCAGGCGGCGCTCCTCCAGGCGATGCAGGAGCGGGATGTCACCGTTGCCGGGCAGACCTACCCGCTGCCGGCGCCGTTCTTCGTGCTGGCGACGCAGAATCCGATCGAGCAGGAGGGGACGTATCCGCTCCCCGAGGCACAGCTCGACCGCTTCATGCTCGAGTTGCGGCTGGGATATCCATCGCGCGGCGACGAAGAAGCGATTGTGACGCAGACGACGGGGATGCATACCTCGACAGTGCGGCCCGTCATGGATGGGCCGACGCTCGTCGCGATGCAGGCGTTGGTTCGTCGGATTCCGGTGTCGCCGTCGCTGATCGCGTCGGCGGTGATGCTGGCGCGGATGACGCGGCCGAACGAAGCCGATGCGGCAGCGATCAGCCGCGCCTATGTCGAGTGGGGCGCCGGCCCGCGCGCGTCACAGTATCTCGTCCTCGGCGCCAAGGCGCGCGCCGCGATGGATGGGCGACCGCAGGCCGATCTCGATGACATTCGCAATGTCGCGGTGGATGTGCTGCGGCATCGGGTGATGACGAACTTTGCAGCCGAAGCGGAAGACCGGCAGAGCGAAGATGTAGTTCGCGAATTAGTGGAAGGAGGTAACTGGGAGCAACGGTGAACGCATGATCGTTACCGTAACTCACCGGATTGGCGCATCGAATCCGGTTCGGGCTGTAACAGTATCCCACCAGAATTGATCAGTTGTCGAAGATGTGCTAACGGTTGCCCCCCTTCATTCGTCATATAGCGCATCCTCCGGCACGCGTGCGAACTTCGACGCGCGTGTGGTCATCCTGACCTTTCGCGCGGAGGGCTGACCAGGAGAACTGCAATGGATGCAACGAACCTCAAGCGAGGCACGCGGCGCGCAGCGTCGCGGCTCGCTCTTTCTGCGGTACTTGGCATCGCCGTGATCGCAGCGGCATGCTCATCGAACAACAACGACAACACCACCCCGACCCCCACGGCGATCGGCATCACCGGCGGCAACGCCCAGACGGCCACGACCAGTGCCGCCGGTCTCGCGGCACCGTTCAAGGTGAAGGTCACCGATCAGAGCGGCAATCCGATCAGCAACATCACCGTCACCTTCACGGCGAGCGGCGGCGCCACGCTGAAGTCGCCGACCGCGGTGACCGGCACCGATGGAAGCGCCACCGATTCACTGACGCTGGTTCCCGGCACCGCCGGTACTGATACGGTCACCGCGTCGGTCTCCGGCGTGACCACCAGCGCGGTCTTCACCTACACCGTGACCGCGCAGACCTCGGTCGCGACGACGATCGCCGTGACCAGTGGAAATACCCAGACGGCCGTGGCAGGCGCCGCGGGATTGACGACGCCAATGGTCGTCACCGTCACTGACCAGAGCGGCAATCCGGTCAGCGGCGCAACGGTGACGTTCACGGCGAATGGCGGGGCGACGCTGACCACTCCCACCGCGACGACTGGTGCAGGCGGGACCGCAACTGATTCGATCACGCTGGTCGGCAACACGGCGGGGGTCGACACGGTGACCGCGTCAGTCTCCGGTGTCGCGACGCCGGCGACCTTCACCTACACGGTGAACGCTGGTGCGGCGGCGACGGTCTCGGTGGTGAGCGGGAACAACCAGACCGCCACGCATGGAACGCTCCTCGCGGCGCCGATGATCGTGAAGGTGGTCGACGCACACGGCAACGCGGTTGCCGGCGCGACGATCAACTGGACCACCACCGGGGGCGTCCTGGGTGGACTTGCGGCGACGATGACCGACGTCACCGGGACGACGCAGAATACGCTGACGTTGCCCGGCACGGCGGGACCGGTCACGGTGACCGGAGCGCTGGCCGGGACCGCGTCGACGGCGGTGTTCACCGAAACGGGCAGCTGAACATCCGAGGCTGAAGACGGCGATGTAGCGCCGCTTCTGACAGGAAGTCGGCAACGAGCGCCGGTCCCCGATGCGGGGGCCGGCGCTCGATCGTTGGACAACGTCCTCCATTGAACCGATCGCGCTAGCGCGATGACTATTACTTGTGCGCCCCGAGTGGGGTAGGCAGGAGATATTCGACTATCCCGGGCGACGGATCGATGCGGACGATGAACAGCATGCGATCGTCGGGATCGACCGTGAGATCAAATGCTTCCGCCCCCAACCCCAGCACACGTTCGAGCTTCCCTGTGGGGCTATATACCTCGACATGGGACCCGGCCGCAGGCGAGGCCACGGTGGAGTCATCGTTTCGGTGCCCGGAGAACAGCGCGTAGATGTGTGACGCGGTCGTCTTGACACTCCGGACGCCGTTGTACGATTGGTTCGTCACCGTTGCCACCCGGCCGGCCTTGCCGACTTCCTTGAGCACCGGATCAAACGCGAAGGGCCGATCGACGCCGCCGGTCCGCTGGCCCTGGAGATTGAAGAAGTCGATTCGATCGCTGTAATGACTGAACAGCAAGAGACGGTTGCCGCCGTGATCGACCGCCATCTGGAATGCATATCCATTCTGCCGGCCTTCGATCGAGAGCTTCGGATCGCCGTAGTCAAAGGTGCCGAGCACTCCTTCGTTCTTCCCGTTCTTGTTGAACACGATCAAGAGGCCGCCGGGGATGTCTCCCGTGCTCACCAAACGCCCGTCGGCGACCCATTGCGGCCGCTCCAGGTTGGTCGCTCCACCCTGGAGTTGGAAGAGGAGCGACGGCTTGAACGCATTGGTCGCGAAGTCCTGCGATAACACCACTCTTGTCATGCGGAGCAGCTGGGTATCGAAGATCCAGAACGCGCCGCCTCGCGGATCGGGAACCAGCGTCTTCCACGGCCCGGTGAATTCACCCGGGCCGCTGCCGCGCCGGCCGAAGGTCCGCACCACGCCACCGCGCACCGCGTCAAACACCGCGATCATGTTGTCTGACTTGCGATCGATGACGACGAGCTTTCCGCTGACCCAATCAATGGCGGTCGGAATAGCCAACTCCGCCGACTGCATGAGCTCCTTCCCCACCAGCGTGGTCACCGGGACCGGAAAGCGGTTGAGTACCGGGGGTGGCTTATACGCCTGTGCATGGACGGTGCATACGGGCGCGGCGGCCGTGAGCCCGGCCACCAGACGCGCAACATCGAAGCGGGGGAGCTTCACCTGCAACATGGCGACTCGATTGTCTGGAGTGATTACCGCCTAAGCGTAGCACCAGCTGGCAATGCACGGAACCAGGAAAACCCCTGGTCGAGGTCTCTTGGTTTGTCCGGATCCGTGGCAGGCGGTGAGCCCTTAGATTTCTCCCTGTCTCGTACCGGAGTCGTTGTGGCGAATCCCGTTCTTTCCCGCGCTGGTTTTGCCGATGCGCACGCGGCGGCAAACGAAACCCCGATGACGCTCGCGGGGACGATCAGCAAGACGGCAATGCTGATGGTCCTCTGCGCCTTTGCCGCGGGCGGCGTCTGGGCCACGTCAAGCACCATCGGTCCGTCGATCGGCACCGCGCTCACGATTGCGGCTGTCGCCGGGTTCGCGCTGGCGATCGGAACGACGTTCATGCCGCGCTGGGCTCCGATCACCGCCCCGCTCTACGCTCTGGTCGAAGGGGTGCTCTTGGGCGGCGTGACGCTGCTGATCAACGCGCGCTACGCCGGCCTGCCGCTGATGGCGCTGGGACTCACCATCCTCGCCGGCGGCACGATGCTCGGCCTCTACGCCACGCGCGTGGTGCGGGTGACGCAGCGGATGCGGGCGATCGTGACCGGCGCGATCGTCGCGATCGTGCTCTACTATGTGGTGGCGATGGTGCTGGGATTCTTCCACGTCCAGATGCCGCTGCTGCAGGGGAGCGGCTGGCTGAGCATCGGCTTCTCGCTGCTGGTCTGCGGTGTGGCGACGATGTCGTTCCTCCTCGATTTCGACATGGTCGAGCGGGCGGTGAACAATCGCGCGCCGCACTACTTCGAGTGGTACGGTGCGTTCGGGATCCTGGTGACGTTCATCTGGTTGTATTTCGAGGTGCTGCGGCTGCTGATGGAGTTGAGCGGGCGGAGGCGGTAGGGGGGGAAAGCTGATAGAGGTCCGGTCGCCGCCCGCGTGGGCGGTCTGGACCTAGGTTAGGCCAAATCACGGCCCGATCGCTTTCGTCTCAGCGGACGTTCAGGCAATACGGCGACTCCGACAATAATTGCACCATCGATGAATGTCCCGGTCGAGTGATGATCTTGGGCGAACTGAATGGCGCTTAGTCCGAACCAAAGAACGGCAGTCATCGCCACGAGCCCTCGCGCATTCGTTTTGCACCTCCCGGTCAGTAAAAGGTCGTCCAGGTTTCGAATTGCCGACACAGAGCCGGCGAACAACCCGATCGCGATGATCGAAACGAGTGACGCAAACCGGGCCGATGCTGGGGAAAACAGGTCGACTGCCCAAGCAATCACGCAAAAGACTGCCGCGCGTGCGACGACTGACACAAGGAACAACGACATAGTGAGTCCGCGGTTGGGGCGGGGCCCCCGCCGCGCCGGATGCGCGGCGAGGGCGCTAGACTTAATACTAGTCGTGCCGGATGGCAGCTTTCCCAGTATGGGTGTGGCCTGAATTCAAAAGCAGTCCCGCTACGGAATCGACCAGGATATCGTAGATGACCTCCTGTGACGCTTCGATCCCCATGCTTAGTAGCGTTTGCTGCTCCTCGCCGGCGAAGGACCATAGGTCTTGCTCCGCAGCGTTCATCCATTTCTGGACTGTCTTGTTGACTATCGCGACGATCGCCCCGTGAATGATATGTGCACACCAGCCGCACGCGAGCATGTTCCCCGTTGCGCCTTGAGAGAAAACGCAAGTACCCATTGTCGCGACGAAATCGAATTCGGGGGATCCGCCGGAGGCATATAGATTCCAGACGGTAGTTTGAACGTACGGCCGCAGCGCATCATCAATCGACGTAAGATTGGGAATCGCGGCGGCAACCGTGGTATCTTGGGTGAAATTCGCCATGTCGGCATACGTTGCTGTCCATCCATCGGATATTGCCGTGGAGACGTCTACGTTGGTGTCGGCGACTTGTTCAGCCACGTCGAGCAGTGTGGCAATTGTCGCAGTAGTGTCGTTCGAACTGTGCGGCGGTTGTTGCGCCGACGACGTCTCGACAGTGGTGATCAGCAGCGCGAGGCCACATGTCGCACGGAGCATGAGTCGTTTCATCGAAGAATCTCCAAGTCTGCGCCCCGGAATGCAGTGGCGCGCCAAGACTAACCCCGCTTCGGGATCGACGCCCCGATCAGCCCGCCGACAAGACTGAAGACGACTGCCGGTACAAAGATGAGCGCCGCCGAATCGGAGCAATTGCCCGAGTCGCAGCTGCGCTTGGCGTATTCGTCGAGAAGAAACCCACCGACAAGACCGACCGCCGCGCCGTAGAGC from Gemmatimonadales bacterium includes:
- a CDS encoding cupin — protein: MQQVPRRVDKPWGYELIWAHTDRYVGKILHVNAGHLLSIQFHHRKDETMHVLSGELILRTWPERDGKPVERAFRAGESVHIPAPTIHQIEAVLDSDVLEASTPELDDLVRITDRYGRS
- a CDS encoding 4Fe-4S dicluster domain-containing protein, whose protein sequence is MKDFLSDRRGFLRRAFGGAVKQVARVTEERIVQRRYIRPPGALPEVAFLAACSRCGICADVCPPKAIRYAGPEGGLASGTPFLEPDQVACTACPDMPCATKCPTGALLVPPDGWAEERLGRAVFHPDRCVTFRGEECRICVDACPIGESALVADDQGRPVLRWEGCVGCGVCVRACPTFPSSFTLIPLER
- the atpH gene encoding ATP synthase F1 subunit delta, yielding MRDVTIARNYAETLVQLAQEHDALEKWGTKLDVTAAAFSTPAIEVVLMSPRVPREKKLELVRDALQDHPRPFSLFIVAVIRRGRQTLLGQIADEYHALVDLKLGRVRAGITVARDVDALARNLIIERLSKSIGKSVIAGFTVDPAILGGTIVRIGDRIYDGSLRKRLGALRQQLLTP
- the atpF gene encoding F0F1 ATP synthase subunit B, coding for MNNLPAPFQPTIGVAIWTWIVFLLLMVILAKLVYPPIMKSVADREAQIRKDLAEAERLRTESAAALEEQRELLASARGEAQAIITEARQAADRERATGVEKTRQEQEELLHRARREIDAERERAIAEIRRDAVDLAISAAGKVVGSRLDSAADRQIVDDYIASIGKSGAKG
- the atpE gene encoding ATP synthase F0 subunit C, translated to MLLPILLQAQTPLDLAKATASGYGQLGAGIGIGLAIVGAGIGLGRIGGQCAEAIARQPEATNAIRAAGILFAALLEGTTIIALVFGLLFKLM
- the atpB gene encoding F0F1 ATP synthase subunit A, whose protein sequence is MMQEPQQPLNIGEMIFHHTGDSHEFDFAPFGTVHLPQWKPIHIGSWSIDVSPTKYVVLIVITGIITYALLQITSLGVQRARREGRAPGGFSGMMEALILWARQELVIDNIGHEAADFYAPLILTLFFFIWVANLIGLVPWSNTPSGNLAFTGALALIAFVVIEIGGMVKLGFKGYMGTIFPPIEGLPPAGNIAMSIFMAPIEFMSKLVKPFALTVRLFGNMTAGHFVILAMFGIVFMFGHFGLASYGIGGVTALVVLGVMILELVVATIQAYVFAVLTAVFIGLMQHEH
- a CDS encoding AtpZ/AtpI family protein, producing MKRPGSGDDSKEIGEGYALLTIGITFALTLTGCVLLGVWADRRLHTVPLFTVAGTLGGMAIGGFWMFQRLRRESRSDR
- a CDS encoding MoxR family ATPase, with the translated sequence MTLAPPSDDVAQLAFLADSVATLRKEVASRIVGQQGAVDGVLTAILGGGHALLVGVPGLAKTLLVSTVAEALALSFNRVQFTPDLMPGDITGTELVEEDPATGKRAFRFVRGPIFAQVVLADEINRTPPKTQAALLQAMQERDVTVAGQTYPLPAPFFVLATQNPIEQEGTYPLPEAQLDRFMLELRLGYPSRGDEEAIVTQTTGMHTSTVRPVMDGPTLVAMQALVRRIPVSPSLIASAVMLARMTRPNEADAAAISRAYVEWGAGPRASQYLVLGAKARAAMDGRPQADLDDIRNVAVDVLRHRVMTNFAAEAEDRQSEDVVRELVEGGNWEQR
- a CDS encoding Ig-like domain-containing protein, with the protein product MDATNLKRGTRRAASRLALSAVLGIAVIAAACSSNNNDNTTPTPTAIGITGGNAQTATTSAAGLAAPFKVKVTDQSGNPISNITVTFTASGGATLKSPTAVTGTDGSATDSLTLVPGTAGTDTVTASVSGVTTSAVFTYTVTAQTSVATTIAVTSGNTQTAVAGAAGLTTPMVVTVTDQSGNPVSGATVTFTANGGATLTTPTATTGAGGTATDSITLVGNTAGVDTVTASVSGVATPATFTYTVNAGAAATVSVVSGNNQTATHGTLLAAPMIVKVVDAHGNAVAGATINWTTTGGVLGGLAATMTDVTGTTQNTLTLPGTAGPVTVTGALAGTASTAVFTETGS
- a CDS encoding BF3164 family lipoprotein; amino-acid sequence: MLQVKLPRFDVARLVAGLTAAAPVCTVHAQAYKPPPVLNRFPVPVTTLVGKELMQSAELAIPTAIDWVSGKLVVIDRKSDNMIAVFDAVRGGVVRTFGRRGSGPGEFTGPWKTLVPDPRGGAFWIFDTQLLRMTRVVLSQDFATNAFKPSLLFQLQGGATNLERPQWVADGRLVSTGDIPGGLLIVFNKNGKNEGVLGTFDYGDPKLSIEGRQNGYAFQMAVDHGGNRLLLFSHYSDRIDFFNLQGQRTGGVDRPFAFDPVLKEVGKAGRVATVTNQSYNGVRSVKTTASHIYALFSGHRNDDSTVASPAAGSHVEVYSPTGKLERVLGLGAEAFDLTVDPDDRMLFIVRIDPSPGIVEYLLPTPLGAHK
- a CDS encoding Bax inhibitor-1/YccA family protein encodes the protein MANPVLSRAGFADAHAAANETPMTLAGTISKTAMLMVLCAFAAGGVWATSSTIGPSIGTALTIAAVAGFALAIGTTFMPRWAPITAPLYALVEGVLLGGVTLLINARYAGLPLMALGLTILAGGTMLGLYATRVVRVTQRMRAIVTGAIVAIVLYYVVAMVLGFFHVQMPLLQGSGWLSIGFSLLVCGVATMSFLLDFDMVERAVNNRAPHYFEWYGAFGILVTFIWLYFEVLRLLMELSGRRR